The sequence AAATATCAACATATTCAAAACGTCCTGCCGGCGATGGGCTACGGCGAACAGCAATTGAAGGACCTTGAAGAAACAATCAATAATACCGACTGTGATGCTGTAATCATTGGAACTCCGATGGATTTATCTCGTATCATTACGATTAATAAACCATATACACGTGTGCATTATGATTTAGATGAAGTGGGTAGCCCGAATTTGAGTGGAATTTTAAAAGGGTTTATCGAAGAATATAAGCTTGAGCAGTAACTAGCTGATACGAAAGCTAATAGGCAAATAGATACTAAATAAGAAACGAAAGCGCAGAGATTCTATAGTGAATCTCTGCGCTTTCCTATTGATAAATATCACCACGTCTGTTGATTAACCATTTACTTGCATAATATACCGGTGAAAAAGGCTTGAAAACCACCTTTTTCACTAGATCATTTCCGGTTCGCTTTCGGCTAATTATTCACGACATGATTACCGTAGAAGTATGTGTGTATAGAAATGACTTCGTCATCCCTATACATAAAACAGCCCGGTAATAGTATAGAAGTCGTTCAATCTAAAGCGAAACCAAAGCTACTATACACAGAGTGCCTAGTGTTTGATTAAGTTACTTTTTGGTAAATCAACAGGCGTGAACTATCACAGTATTAGCCTTTATTTCATGAAGTATGTTCATGATTAACATGATGTCGTCCTATTGGTACGACAGAAGGAGAGTCTGAAATCGGGTCCTTTACCACAATGCAATTAAGACCGAAAACATCTTTAACCAATGTACTTGTTATCACCTTTGACGGTTCTCCCTCAGCCATAAGCTTTCCCTTACGAAGCGCAAAAATATAATCTGCATAACGTGCTGATAGGTTTATATCATGAAGAACCATTACAATTGTAGTACCATGTTTTCGATTAAGGTCTGTAAGTAGGTCTAGAATCTCGACTTGATAGGTGATATCTAAAAAGGTTGTCGGTTCATCGAGAAATAAAATGTCCGTTTGTTGGGCAAGTGCCATTGCAATCCAGACACGTTGTCTTTGACCACCTGAAAGCTCATCGATATCACGATTAGCAAGCTCAGTTATATTCATAATTCTCATAGCTTCGGCGACTGCTTCATAATCCTTTTTTGTCCAACCGCCGAGCAATGATTGATGTGGAAATCTTCCTCGTCCAACCAAATCTGCTACAGAAATACCTTCTGGAACAATGGGAGATTGAGGGAGTAGTCCTAAAACGCGTGCCAATTGTTTCGGAGGAATTTTGCCGATTGGCTTTCCATCAAGAGTGATGTCACCAGCTGTAGATTTTATGAGCCTTGCAAGTGTTTTAAGAAGTGTCGACTTTCCGCAGGCATTTGCTCCAATAATAACGCTTATTTTATTACTCGGGATAACAAGGCTTACTTCTTCGATAACCGTTTTATTGTCATAGCCTGCTACAAGTTCTTCGGCTTGAAAAATATGTGTCGGTTTCATTATAATTCTCCCTTTCGATTCATTCGGACTAGTAAGTAGATCAGATACGGCGCTCCAATTATTCCAGTTATGATGCCTACCGGGAATCTAACCTCAAAAGCAAATTGTCCGATTAAATCTGCCGCCAACACTAAATTAGCGCCAACAAGCCCTGCTGGAATTATATTAGAGAAGCCAGTTCCGACTAGTCTTTTTGCGATTGGACCGGCAAGGAAGGAAACAAACGCGATTGGGCCTGTGGTAGCAGTAGCAAGAGAAATCATGCAGACGGAACTGACAATAAGCATAATTCTTGTCCTGTCCGTATTCACTCCGAGAGAAGTGGCGGACTGTTCCCCAAGCTCCAATATACTTAGACGTTTTCCTAACATGATAACGATAGGCGAAAAGACAAGCACGGATAGTACAAGAGGTGGAAGCTCATGCATTTGAGAGCCATTGAGGCTGCCGCTAAGCCATCTGAGTGCTGCTGGAATATCTTGTTCTGCGCCAATGAGTAATAGATAGGATATTACGGCGTTAAGCATAGCTTGTATGCCTATACCAATAAGGATTAATCGCCCAACGGAAAATGATTTTCCTCTGGATAATAGATAAATGATTATAACGGTGGCAAGACCAGCAACCACCGAAGCAATGGAGACAACAGCTCCACTTGCATGCAGCACGACTATGCAAAACACAGCCGCTGCACTTGAGCCAGTAGTAATACCGATTACATTCGGATTCGCAAGTGGGTTACGCAGCATCGTCTGGAAGATGTCTCCAGCAATCCCGAAAGCAAGTCCAGCAAAAAGACCTGCCAGCATTCTTGGCAGACGTATAGTAGTAACTGCAAAGGAGACACCTTGGAGTTGCTCCCCGGAAAGTGCTCGGATGACATCTCGCACTGGATAAATGGTGTTCCCCAGTAAAAGCATGGCACAGCAAAGAATGCAGGCAAGTATTGTAAGAAGGCCGGTAATTAGTATCCATCGGCGTTGTCTTTGACGTCTACCCGCTATAATAAACTCGACAGCTTCATTTTTCATAATGAACTCACTTTCGATCTCATCGCTAATAGTATTAGTAGTGGAGCCCCTACAAATGCTGTAATTACACCGACTTCAAGTTCTCCAGGACTCCCAATAAGCCTACCAAATACGTCTGATATAGTCAGAATAATTGCCCCTGAAATAGCGGACATCGGTATAACAAAACGCAGATCAGGGCCAAGAAGAAGACGCATGACATGAGTCGATAAAAGCCCGATAAAGCCAATAGGTCCTGCCAATGCTGTAGCAGCACCGCATAAAAGAACCGCTCCAAGAGCCGCAACAAGCCGCAAGACTCCTGTTCGGACACCTAATCCAGTTGCAACATCGTCACCTAGTGCGAGTGCATTCAGCGCTGGTGCAGAAAGAAAAGCTAGTAATGCTCCAATGATCAAAAAAGGAGAGAAAGTAATAATAGCATCCCAGGTTCCTGAGCCGACGCTACCCACTTGCCAAAACCTGAATTGATCCATGACATGAGAGCGTGGAATCATGATTGCAACGACTAAAGAAGAGAGGGCCGCACTTGTGGCAGCCCCCGCTAGAACAAGCTTTATGGGGGTGGCGCCACTACGCCCCATTGAGCCAATACCAAATACGAAAATAGCAGTAATTGCTGCACCGGCTAAAGCTAGCCATATATATTGATTCGCACTACTGATATTCAGAAACGCAATTCCACAAACCACAAATAACGATGCGCCCGTGTTAACGCCTAATATACTTGGATCTGCAATCGGATTCCGAGTGACAGCTTGCATAAGTGCCCCTGAAACGCCAAGTGCAGCACCACAAAATAAGCTGAAAATGGTTCGGGAAATCCTCTTACGAACTACGTTTGCGTCATATGAATCAATACTGGGATGAAATAAACCATCAATCACTCCATTGACACCTATCATTCGAGAGCCAAAGACTAAGGAGGCAAACACACATACGCCAAGTAAAATAAAACAAATTAGCAAAACCAATGCAAAGTTTTTTGGAATATGAGGGCGCAGCTGTTTTACTTTTAAAACAGATGAACTATTCATTTAACTTGTCAATAGCTCCTCCTATTAATTTTAGGTACTCGTCAATCGTATAAGATATCGAAAGTGGATTTGGCGTTCCAGCAGCTACTAAAGGCGTATCGCTCTCAATAAACGCAACAGAACCTCTCTCAATTGCAGGGATTTTGCCGAATACTGAGTCGGCTTTAAGAGCTTGATATAAGTCGTCATTACCATAGCCAACTAATAGATCCGCATCGTAAAGAGCCTCTGCATTCTCGGCACTTAAACTTAGGGAATAACTGTTAGGGTCTGTAATCTGTTCCGTAACACTTTCAGGATAAACCATCCCTAGCTCGTGTAGGAAAGAGACGCGAGAGTCTACAGGTGTATAAATGTGTATTTTAGACATATCATCAGCCGAGAAGTTGACCCAAACAACTTTCTTGCCTTTAATCTGAGGATATTTGCTTAGCTTTTCATTAACCATGTCCTCGGTATCTTTGATAAGTTGTTCGCCTTCTGCTGCCATACCCATACCTGCTGCATTAAAAGTGACTTGCTCACGCCATGTAGTTGCCCAAGGAGCAGTCGGATAGGCTATAACTGGAGCGATTTTATTGAGAAGATCATAGTCTTCCTGTGTGATACCAGAGTAAGCTGCAAGAATTACATCTGGATTCGAATCTGAAATTGCCTCAAAATCAAGACCGTCCGTATCTTGGAAAACATTCGGAGCATCTACGCCGAGCTCTTCAAGCTTTTTAGCTGTCCAAGGTAAAAGTCCGCTATCATCCTGAACACCAAAATTCGCTGCCGAGAAACCGACAGGTAGAACTCCGAGGGCAAGAACAATATCGTGATTAGCCCATTGAACTGTTGCAATTCGTTCAGGCTTGCTTTCAATTACAGTTTCACCAAGCGCATGCTTGATTACGATTGGATAGTCGGAATTTTCCTCTTCAGTAGCGGCTGTTTCAGTTGTAGGTGTTTCAGCACTTTCCGAAGAATTTTCAATCGGTGTTGAACCTGATTGCTTATCTGAACAACCAACTAGTAGTAGCATCAGCACAGTCGAAATGATTAATGCCGTTAATGAAATTCTTCGTTTTGTATTCATTATGAGTAACCTTCCTTATCATGAACTGTATTTTTTAATGATTGTTGATTCGCTTTACCGAAAAAAACTACGTAAATTATTGTTTTATGTAGTTTTTTGATAAAAGATACTTCTGCCTGCTGTTTTCTTTATGATAATGTTAGAGAGTTTTTCTAGTAGTCTCCTTTACTTATTTGATAATGAGAATCATTATCGCTAGTATATATATCTTGTGATATGGTGTCAATGAAAAGTTTATGATGAGGTATAATTGTTTAATCTCGCCTCAAAAATACGTGGTGTATATGAGCTTTATATTCTTGAGAAATCATTGTTAAATAGCAATCAAAATCGAATTATGCCAAACATTCTAGGCTACTCACTTATGGTAACATGTAGGTAGTTCGTTGCTCGTCTCCTTCAATCTCATGAAGTTGAGCTGAAAATAAGAAGAATTCAATCGAGGTGCCTATCCATGAAAAAGATGCGCTATGAAAATACAGATAAAAGTGCCGGTATTTCCACATTTAAAGATTTGCGACAGTGGCGAAAAGAACGCAAAAGCAAACAAAAAGATTTATCATTCCAAGTGCCGTTGGTAGAAAAAACGGAAGAAACGTTTTTACAACGTAATCGGATGGTCCCGACAATCACATGGATTGGACATTCCACTTTTTTGATTCAACTTGACGGACTAAATATCTTGACTGATCCAGTGTGGGCAAAACGACTTGGTACGGATAAACGATTAACACCCCCAGGACTGTCGATAAGGGATTTGCCGCCAATCGATATCGTCCTCATTTCACATAGCCACTACGATCATCTAAGCTATTCTTCTATTAAAAGGCTGAAAGGTGATCCAATCTTTTATGTCCCGATTGGACTTGGACAGTGGTTTAAACGAAAAGGATTCAGTAAAACTGTGGAATTTAACTGGTGGGATGAGCATCAAATCGCTGGATTATTGATTGCTTTTATGCCAGCACAACATTGGACAAGAAGAACGCTAACCGATACAAATCACTCACATTGGGGCGGTTGGATTGTTAAGGACACCAGTCAAACTATCTATTTTGCGGGGGATAGTGGTTATTTCAAAGGTTTTCATGACATCGGGGACAAGTATGCCATTGATTATTGCCTAATGCCGATTGGTGCATATGAGCCGGAATGGTTCATGGCTACCCAGCATGTTAGTCCTGAAGACGCTATCAGAGCCTTTATTGATACACGTTCTAAAGTGATGATTCCGATGCATTATGGTGCGTACCGGTTAGCTGATGATACACCAAAAGAAGCACTTGATCGACTGCTGGCTGAATGGGATAAAAGAAAGCTAGCTAGCGAGAAATTAGCGATTATGAAAATTGGAGAAACTATTAAGATAGGGACTTCTTCTACTTGAAGGGAGCACGAACGAACTGAAAGTTATAATTGAAAATGAAATGATTACGTGTAATGTTCAATATGGCAAGCGAAAGAAGTTATCCATTCATATAGATCAGTTTGGTTTTATAACCGTGAAAGCTCCCAAAGGTACAAGCGAAGAAGTGATTGTCAGTGTAATTGAAAGTAAAGGGAAATGGATACTTGAGAAAATCCATGCAATTGGTGTTGCAAAGGAAACCCCAAAGGCTAGGGAGTATCACGCTGACGGGAAGTTCTTATATCTTGGAACTGAACGTTTTCTCCATGAATTAATTGAAATAAATGAATTAGATGAAGAGACGCTTAAAAGAAATCTCAAGAGATTTTATATCAACAGCTGTAAGAGTGTTATAGAGGAACGGGTAAAAATCTATCAAAAACAACTAAAAGTAAACCCGAAAATGATTGAAATCATCGAGTCTAAGGCAAAGTGGGGGAGTTGTAGTTCGGATCGAAATCTAGCCTTTAATTATCGGCTGGCAATGGCCCCAATTGACGTCATTGATTATGTAGTTATCCATGAACTATGTCATATCCATCATATGAATCATGATCGTTCATTTTGGAGACGCGTGGGGAGCATTATGCCAGATTATAAAGAGAAGGAAGCGTATTTAGCGAGGTATGGGCATTTAATGTTGCTATAACAAAGTTTTACCCCTAAAGGCTATTAAACTTTGTTAAAGTGTATAAGGATATATTGAATAAATAAAGAACTGGAATGGTGAATAAGCATTGAAAACATTTAAAAAAGTGTATGTTGAAATTATAAGCGTGTGTAATCTTGCGTGTAGCTTCTGTCCACCGACGATTCGAGAAGCAAAGATTATCAAACTAGATGCATTTAACGATATTTTAGATCAGCTTAGTCCCCACACGAAGTATATTTATCTTCATGTGAAAGGTGAACCTCTCATGCATCCAAGAGTCGATCAATTATTGGATGCTGCTCACGCTAAGGGATTTAAAGTGAATATTACGACGAATGGAACGCTTATTAAAAAGAATGCCAAGAAATTACTAGGTAAACCAGCATTGCGTCAAATTAACTTTTCGCTACATAGTTTTGACGGACATGAAGGCTCTGAAAATCGGGAAAAGTACTTGGGCGATATTCTTGATTTTGTACGGGAGGCTAAAGAGTATAATACGATTATTTCATATCGCTTATGGAATCTTCAACAAGAACATAGAAACGATTTAGCGAAGAGAAGAAACCGTGAAACATTAGAGATTTTGGAGAATGAGTATAGCTTAGACTTCAAGATTGAAGAAAAAGTACAGCCAGGTAAAGGCGTGAAAATTACGAACAACGTCTATCTCAATCAAGACCATGAATTCCAGTGGCCTAGTCTACTGGCGCCTGAGGATGATGGCAAAGGATTTTGTCATGCGCTTCGCAGTCAAGCAGCTATTCTTGTAGATGGAACAGTTGTCCCTTGCTGTCTGGATGGAGAGGGCGTCATGAATTTAGGAAATGTCAAAGAGAAATCTTTTTCTGATATTATCGATGGAGAACGCGCCAATAATATTGTCGATGGTTTTTCGAGAAGAGAAGCGGTTGAAGAAATGTGTAGGAAGTGTGGATTTAGACAGAAATTTGGCGTTTAATGAGTATTCACCTGAATTGTATTTGAGCGTTACTGGTTTGTAATACTAAAAAAGTGCCTGATTTCAAATTAAAACCATAGATACTCTTTCAAATGATGAAAAGAGTGCCTATGGTTTATATTTTTTTCGCTATTAAGCTGGGAAAAGAAAATCAGTTCCGTGTGTATTAGTGTTTCTTCTTCCCAAGCGATTGGCCTCCTAAAATATCGATGATTTCTATTTAATAACTTTCGCGATTTTTATGAAATTTCAATAATTAAAAGGAAATCAAAGTGGTAATGTGGTATTATTTCCCTTGTATAGGAGGGAATATATGAAGACCGAAAAGTTCATTAAGACTACATTAGAGGTAGTTGGTTTTCCATTTACATTAGCAAACATGTATGTTAGTAAAAAGAATAAGGTAAGTGAAATAGGAGAGTTAGTAAAAATCAAAGATAGGGTCGTTCATACTGTTATTTCTGAATATGAAGAATCTACATGTACTGTAATACTAGATGCAGGATTGAGCTGCTGCTCAATCGATTGGTGTACTATTCAACCTCAATTATCTAAATTCTGTAGGGTGATTTCATTTGATAGAGCAGGTTATGGTTGGAGCTCTGCAACAGATCAACCATACACAAGCGAAGATGTTGTAGATGACCTATCGGAAATACTGGAGAAACTTCAAATAAAGCCACCATATATCCTAGTAGGGCATTCTTTTGGAGGCCTCAATATGCGATTGTTTGCTAGTAAACATCCAAGTAAAGTAGCATCGCTAATCTTAATTGATGCTGTTCATGAAAATAGATATTTGAGTAGTGAGTGGGACACTATTCGAAGGAAAGTTCATAAGAAAAACTTGAACACATTCAAGTTTGGTTATTTGACTAGTGGTTTGGGGCTGCCAAAATTATTAAAGCTTCCAGTTGGGAGAAAACAGCTACCAGAACCCTATCAGAAGTATATTAAGCATATAGGCTACCATCCAAAATCTTATGAAGCTGTTTTTAAGGAGTTTCTATATAGTGAAAAATCAGCTTTGCAACTCGTAAACTCCGAACCGTTGAATGAAGACTTATCCGTAACGATTATAAGTTCGAATAATATAGAAGCAACTTGGATAGAACATCAAAAACTTTTTTGTAATCTGACAAATAATACATCGCACATTAAAACTAACAATAATCATTCCATACATTTAGAAAACCCGGAATTAGTAATCGAGACGATAAGGAATGCTGTAAGACAGTTGGATGATGGTGTGTTAGCCGTTATTTAAACGAACATGTGAATGGTATCAGTTGTCATTCACTAAGGAAAGGGGAAATGATTTTTTTGATAAGTCCTATAGGGATAGTAGATTGGGTAGAGAAAAATGAAATGATGGATGAATTGTTAAATCGAGAAGATACCTTAACGACTGAACCGATGGATCATGGATTTGAAGCCGAGGTCATGAAGATATGTTCAGATAAAGATAGCTTTGTATTGAAAGTGTGGAATAAGAACTCTAAACCTAATATTAGCTTCCAATATCATTTATTGAATATCCTATTTGAACAAGGATTAGCAGTCTCTAAACCATTTGGTTGGGGGATAAATCCGAACGGGGATCAGGTGTTGTTAACAACATTTGATGGAATGCCGGTTCTGAATGTGAATAAAAAGAAAATGATGGAGATTGCGAACATCCTATCAAAAATACATCAGGTTAAGGTCGGAGAAGTTGAGAATATTCAAGTTCCTAAGCGCGATTTCATCGACTACTTTTTTCCTGGAGTAAGAGAACACGCCGACATAAATAATGCTTTGATTTCTCTCGTTCAAATAACCCAAATCAATCAAGAACATATTATTCATGGTGATTTTCATCTAAGAAATATATTGGAGAAAAATGACCGATACATCGTAATCGATTGGACGAACGGACAATTAGGGGATCCCAGATATGATTTCGCCTGGTCACTTACTTTGTTGAAAATATACGTCTCTGAGAATTCCGCAAATGTGTTTTGTTCTGCTTATCTACTGAAAAATGAAATTCCAAAGAAAGAGCTTGAGATTTTTGAGGCGTTGGCTTGCCTCAGATGGATTTTGCTTCATAGAAGCGGTGGTGTACCCAAAGAACCGAACACAATAAAGAGAGTAAGAGGTCTACTAACAAATAATCCATTCATAAAAGAATTTGAGTTTACAATATAAAAGGAAGGGAATTAATTTTCTCCTTCCTTTTATTATAATCAAATCTAAAGAAGGTAGTATGATGGGGAATAATCCAATATTTTACTATCCGGACGCGAGTATACAACAGGTTGTATTAGTGCTTATTTTGAGGGAATACCTGAAGATGAGAATATTTTAAGGTTATCATCAGAGAATGGGGAACATAAAGTGTATAATTTTAGATAGACGGTGAAAGTTGAAAATGTAAAGCGCATGATTGTAGATAGTAAAAAAAATCGAGGTGAGAAAAATGTTCAAAGAAATTGATGAGAAAAAGAATTTATTGGATAGTAAACGGCCTTTATCTTCCCACACATTGAAAAGCCTTAGAGAAAAACTATTATTGGAGTGGACCTATCATTCCAATGCGATTGAAGGCAATACGCTAACGTTAAAAGAGACAAAAGTTGTTCTTGAGGGCATTACAGTGGGTGGAAAAACAATGAGAGAACACCTTGAAGTGATTAATCATCGGGAAGCAATTTTGTATGTAGAAGAAATCGTTGGGCAGGGTGAACCGCTTACGGAATGGCAAATTAAAAATTTGCAACGGCTTATCCTGAAAGGAATTGACGATGAATACGCAGGCCAATATCGAGACCAACAAGTATTTATCTCCGGTGCAGTACATGTTCCGCCAGCATCATTACAGATACAAGAGAAGATGGAAGGGCTCATGAAGTGGCATGACGGTGCGGCGCAAAAATTACATCCTGTAGAGCGAGCTGCTATGCTTCATGTGATATTTGTAGGTATTCACCCGTTTATAGATGGTAACGGACGTACCGCTAGACTGCTACTTAATTTAGAGCTTATGAAAGCTGGATTTCCACCAATCATTATCAAAACAGAAAATCGACTTGCCTACTACGATGCACTCGACAAAGCACATACGACAGATGATTACTTCGATTTCATTGAACTAATCAAAACAGAAGTCAATCATACACTCGATTTGTATGTAAGTGTCGCTGGCTAGTTGGCAAAAAAGAATTGAAAGAAGATCAAGAGACGGTATCATGCGAATCTTGTTCTTTTTGTTGTTCAGTGCCAAATGCTTATTAAAACGTGAAAGTATGAGCAGATGTCACCTCAACAAATTACGAAAAACGGAGCTGATTTTCATTAAAACGAAAGTCAATGATTCATTTATCTACTTTCTAGCGGAACCGAATATTGTTTTTGTTTATCACATCGAAACACCACAATATGTAACAATATTGGATTTTATGGATGGCTTATATAAGTGCGAGACGTTTGAAATCAATCATGAAGACGATTTTGGGGCGTTCGACCATCGAGAAAGTCAGCCGATTGAAGGAAGAGGATATTTTATCAATCAAGATAGTATGAACGAGATGGTAGAAGAAATCAATAAACATATTCAGAAGGTACGACAGGTAAAGGACCAAGAGAATCATTTAGGTGCAGTTCATATCGTTACTTCAGAATCTGCAGCGGGTTCTTTAAGATTTGGACTTAAAAAACCTAATACAGTTATTGGATTTTCAGACTCTTTTTCGATTGGACCATTGTGGAAATTAGACGAAAAGGCGGGTCAAAGCTTCCGCACAGAATGGCTAGCAGAAAATATTAACTATGAGAACGATGATTATGAATATGAAAATAAAGTGAGCAATACATTGCGTGAGATTGAAGATATAGCCAATCATATTCCAATCTATATTTGGTATGGCAATAATGCAAATGAACAAACAGCTCTTCGTTTTTACCTCTATTTATTTCGAGATAAGACAAATGAGATTTTTCTTGTGAACACTACGGAACTTTATGAGAGATATAATACATCTATAGAAGAACCACCTATTTTCTATACTAGTCAAATGGATTCGGAAATTTTAAGAACATTTTATGTGAGTAATAAAGATAACAGACCATTGGCTGATAACAAGCGTCGTCAATTTCATCGAGAATGGGAAAAGCTTGCCCAAACGAAGGATGTTTTGCGTTTATGGATAGATGATAAAATTCAAGGTGTACCAGAATCTTATTATGATCCACTTATCCTTGAAACTCTGGAAAAACTACATGACCAGCAAGGAACGAAAGATTTTATCAAAACTGGAAACGTACTTGGAGAAATAGTAGATAGAATGGATGTGCGTATTGATATTTTCTTTTTAGAATATCGGATTCGGTATTTAGTCTACAGCGGGGCACTTGGGTTAAAAGGAATTCCCAAATCAATGAGGCACTACAGTGTGAAACTTCGGTGATTCGTCGGCGTTAATTAGTTAGGACACCATTCATGGTTTATTGCGTAGAAGATAGAAAATTGGACAATCAGAATATCAATCATTACAATTTGTTTGGTACTAAAATTAAATCAAGGGGTGGACGGATATGTATCGTAAAGTAGAGGATTTCTTAGAAGACTGGACTGTTTCGTATGAAGGAACCGCCAATGTAATTAAGGCAATGACCGATGAAAAGCTTGATCAATCCATTGTGGAGAATCATAGTACACTCGGCTGGTTAGCTTGGCATTTAGTCGGAGCGGCAGGTGCTTTTGGTCAGTTTGCTGGATTAAAAGTGCAGGGACCCGGACGAAATGATCTACAACCAACAAGCGTTCAAGAAATTTCCCAAGCATATGAGGCGGTTGCACACGCGATTAAGGAAGAAGCAGCGAAACTTACCGACGAAGACTTGCTGGAAGTGGTTATGAGCTTTACAGGGGAAACGAAACGCGGAAAGCTATTGCGCGGACTCATCGATCACCAAACGCACCACCGCGGGCAAATGACGGTTCTTCTACGTCAAGCGGGTTTAACAGTACCACCGATAATGGGACCTACAAAGGAAATGCAAGGATAAGAAATAGTACAAACAATTTGTTTTAACTTTGCGACAATAACTAAGAAGCCGGTTCTCTTTCATAAGTAGAGAATCGGCTTTTTTAGATCTAAACCATAACACT comes from Sporosarcina sp. FSL K6-3457 and encodes:
- a CDS encoding ABC transporter ATP-binding protein, with product MKPTHIFQAEELVAGYDNKTVIEEVSLVIPSNKISVIIGANACGKSTLLKTLARLIKSTAGDITLDGKPIGKIPPKQLARVLGLLPQSPIVPEGISVADLVGRGRFPHQSLLGGWTKKDYEAVAEAMRIMNITELANRDIDELSGGQRQRVWIAMALAQQTDILFLDEPTTFLDITYQVEILDLLTDLNRKHGTTIVMVLHDINLSARYADYIFALRKGKLMAEGEPSKVITSTLVKDVFGLNCIVVKDPISDSPSVVPIGRHHVNHEHTS
- a CDS encoding FecCD family ABC transporter permease; this encodes MKNEAVEFIIAGRRQRQRRWILITGLLTILACILCCAMLLLGNTIYPVRDVIRALSGEQLQGVSFAVTTIRLPRMLAGLFAGLAFGIAGDIFQTMLRNPLANPNVIGITTGSSAAAVFCIVVLHASGAVVSIASVVAGLATVIIIYLLSRGKSFSVGRLILIGIGIQAMLNAVISYLLLIGAEQDIPAALRWLSGSLNGSQMHELPPLVLSVLVFSPIVIMLGKRLSILELGEQSATSLGVNTDRTRIMLIVSSVCMISLATATTGPIAFVSFLAGPIAKRLVGTGFSNIIPAGLVGANLVLAADLIGQFAFEVRFPVGIITGIIGAPYLIYLLVRMNRKGEL
- a CDS encoding FecCD family ABC transporter permease codes for the protein MNSSSVLKVKQLRPHIPKNFALVLLICFILLGVCVFASLVFGSRMIGVNGVIDGLFHPSIDSYDANVVRKRISRTIFSLFCGAALGVSGALMQAVTRNPIADPSILGVNTGASLFVVCGIAFLNISSANQYIWLALAGAAITAIFVFGIGSMGRSGATPIKLVLAGAATSAALSSLVVAIMIPRSHVMDQFRFWQVGSVGSGTWDAIITFSPFLIIGALLAFLSAPALNALALGDDVATGLGVRTGVLRLVAALGAVLLCGAATALAGPIGFIGLLSTHVMRLLLGPDLRFVIPMSAISGAIILTISDVFGRLIGSPGELEVGVITAFVGAPLLILLAMRSKVSSL
- a CDS encoding iron-siderophore ABC transporter substrate-binding protein; the protein is MNTKRRISLTALIISTVLMLLLVGCSDKQSGSTPIENSSESAETPTTETAATEEENSDYPIVIKHALGETVIESKPERIATVQWANHDIVLALGVLPVGFSAANFGVQDDSGLLPWTAKKLEELGVDAPNVFQDTDGLDFEAISDSNPDVILAAYSGITQEDYDLLNKIAPVIAYPTAPWATTWREQVTFNAAGMGMAAEGEQLIKDTEDMVNEKLSKYPQIKGKKVVWVNFSADDMSKIHIYTPVDSRVSFLHELGMVYPESVTEQITDPNSYSLSLSAENAEALYDADLLVGYGNDDLYQALKADSVFGKIPAIERGSVAFIESDTPLVAAGTPNPLSISYTIDEYLKLIGGAIDKLNE
- a CDS encoding MBL fold metallo-hydrolase, with product MKKMRYENTDKSAGISTFKDLRQWRKERKSKQKDLSFQVPLVEKTEETFLQRNRMVPTITWIGHSTFLIQLDGLNILTDPVWAKRLGTDKRLTPPGLSIRDLPPIDIVLISHSHYDHLSYSSIKRLKGDPIFYVPIGLGQWFKRKGFSKTVEFNWWDEHQIAGLLIAFMPAQHWTRRTLTDTNHSHWGGWIVKDTSQTIYFAGDSGYFKGFHDIGDKYAIDYCLMPIGAYEPEWFMATQHVSPEDAIRAFIDTRSKVMIPMHYGAYRLADDTPKEALDRLLAEWDKRKLASEKLAIMKIGETIKIGTSST
- a CDS encoding M48 family metallopeptidase, translating into MKVIIENEMITCNVQYGKRKKLSIHIDQFGFITVKAPKGTSEEVIVSVIESKGKWILEKIHAIGVAKETPKAREYHADGKFLYLGTERFLHELIEINELDEETLKRNLKRFYINSCKSVIEERVKIYQKQLKVNPKMIEIIESKAKWGSCSSDRNLAFNYRLAMAPIDVIDYVVIHELCHIHHMNHDRSFWRRVGSIMPDYKEKEAYLARYGHLMLL
- a CDS encoding radical SAM/SPASM domain-containing protein; the protein is MKTFKKVYVEIISVCNLACSFCPPTIREAKIIKLDAFNDILDQLSPHTKYIYLHVKGEPLMHPRVDQLLDAAHAKGFKVNITTNGTLIKKNAKKLLGKPALRQINFSLHSFDGHEGSENREKYLGDILDFVREAKEYNTIISYRLWNLQQEHRNDLAKRRNRETLEILENEYSLDFKIEEKVQPGKGVKITNNVYLNQDHEFQWPSLLAPEDDGKGFCHALRSQAAILVDGTVVPCCLDGEGVMNLGNVKEKSFSDIIDGERANNIVDGFSRREAVEEMCRKCGFRQKFGV
- a CDS encoding alpha/beta fold hydrolase, whose translation is MKTEKFIKTTLEVVGFPFTLANMYVSKKNKVSEIGELVKIKDRVVHTVISEYEESTCTVILDAGLSCCSIDWCTIQPQLSKFCRVISFDRAGYGWSSATDQPYTSEDVVDDLSEILEKLQIKPPYILVGHSFGGLNMRLFASKHPSKVASLILIDAVHENRYLSSEWDTIRRKVHKKNLNTFKFGYLTSGLGLPKLLKLPVGRKQLPEPYQKYIKHIGYHPKSYEAVFKEFLYSEKSALQLVNSEPLNEDLSVTIISSNNIEATWIEHQKLFCNLTNNTSHIKTNNNHSIHLENPELVIETIRNAVRQLDDGVLAVI
- a CDS encoding aminoglycoside phosphotransferase family protein; its protein translation is MISPIGIVDWVEKNEMMDELLNREDTLTTEPMDHGFEAEVMKICSDKDSFVLKVWNKNSKPNISFQYHLLNILFEQGLAVSKPFGWGINPNGDQVLLTTFDGMPVLNVNKKKMMEIANILSKIHQVKVGEVENIQVPKRDFIDYFFPGVREHADINNALISLVQITQINQEHIIHGDFHLRNILEKNDRYIVIDWTNGQLGDPRYDFAWSLTLLKIYVSENSANVFCSAYLLKNEIPKKELEIFEALACLRWILLHRSGGVPKEPNTIKRVRGLLTNNPFIKEFEFTI